Proteins encoded by one window of Paenibacillus sp. DCT19:
- a CDS encoding alpha-mannosidase translates to MKMNSLYTRIHTIVKHLERARLTSKTDIPELYHKESGYHSWELVHEDPTSWNVFRKGDGWGGKDVHSCFKTRIRIPDHMEGKRVVCVIVTGADDVWNYDNPQFFAFLNGELICGLDVNHTEIDLTPAAVKGEEFELALYAYCSTSAADVFLNVYIAEQHQPVSDLYYDLRAALEAADLLRDDDLERLKLIEHLNQAVNLLDLRQENSADFHASVLEARQYLQNHVYSDARPAGDHIPTVHCIGHTHIDVAWLWTLDQTREKVIRSFASVLYLMDKFPEYTFMSSQPQLYSYLKSDYPALYAKIKEKVAEGRWEAEGSMWLEADCNLISGESMIRQIIYGKRFFKEEFGVENRVLWLPDVFGYSAAMPQIMRKSGIDYFMTTKIAWNDTNQIPNDTMYWRGIDGSEVLTHFITATDYDKHPEFRQRRFETTYNGRFNASQIKGTWQRYQNKNINTDVLQCYGFGDGGGGPTEEMLEQGRRLEKRLPGMPTVKRTFVREFFEKLEQNLAEVRSVPRWSGELYLEYHRGTYTSMARNKRYNRHSEFALADAELFSVIRQQVDAQATYPTDALEHAWKLTMLNQFHDTLPGSAIEQVYIDSKEQYEEVFQVTDELKNSALNGIVSSIQSDGETIVVFNTTGFERTDMVELPAFTKQVTVYDGERPVPSQRTTEGGLVFLAENVPPSGYKSFRILPDVSTEQIVGVSVAHWEADQQRIQTPWYDVQLNESAEFVSVWDKLEGRELLQSGKRGNVLQVFEDRPAEYEAWNIDEYYEEHMWEVSDLQALEWVESGPVRSVLQVKRQFLDSVVEQRIIFYAHTRRIDFLTLVDWKQEHLLLKAAFPLDIWSEKAVYEIQYGNVERATHRNTSWDQARFEVCGQKWADLAENGYGVALLNDCKYGHDIHNSVMRLSLIKSATYPNENADKELHEFTYSLYPHKGDFREGRVIQAAYDINRPLVAREIGSQAGRLPGVWSLASVDQDNVVLEVIKKAEDNDDIIIRVYEAHGRRTRAALQLPEGSSSTAYACDLLENVEAESAVDNGRISFDIKPYEILTFRIPKA, encoded by the coding sequence ATGAAAATGAATTCCTTGTATACTCGGATCCATACCATTGTTAAACACTTGGAACGTGCACGACTGACTTCAAAAACAGATATTCCCGAGCTTTACCATAAAGAAAGTGGTTATCATTCATGGGAACTGGTGCATGAAGACCCAACCTCCTGGAATGTTTTTCGCAAGGGAGACGGCTGGGGCGGCAAGGATGTACACAGTTGCTTCAAGACCCGTATTCGCATACCTGACCATATGGAAGGAAAAAGAGTAGTTTGCGTCATCGTAACGGGTGCTGACGATGTATGGAACTATGATAACCCTCAATTCTTTGCATTCCTGAATGGGGAATTGATCTGTGGACTCGACGTCAACCACACCGAAATTGATCTCACCCCGGCTGCAGTTAAGGGCGAAGAGTTCGAACTGGCATTATATGCGTACTGTAGCACTTCGGCAGCGGATGTATTCTTAAATGTATATATAGCTGAACAACATCAGCCTGTATCTGACTTATACTATGATCTCAGAGCGGCGCTTGAAGCCGCCGACCTATTACGTGACGATGATCTGGAGCGACTTAAGCTGATTGAACATCTGAATCAGGCGGTAAATCTGCTGGATCTTCGCCAGGAGAACAGTGCTGATTTTCATGCATCGGTGCTGGAAGCACGTCAATATTTGCAAAATCATGTCTACAGTGATGCCCGACCTGCGGGAGATCATATCCCTACAGTTCACTGTATCGGTCACACTCATATTGATGTGGCATGGCTATGGACATTAGACCAGACCAGGGAGAAGGTCATCCGAAGCTTCGCGAGTGTGCTCTATCTGATGGACAAGTTCCCAGAATATACGTTCATGTCTTCGCAGCCTCAGTTGTACTCATACCTGAAGTCCGATTATCCGGCTCTCTATGCCAAAATCAAAGAAAAAGTAGCCGAAGGCCGCTGGGAAGCGGAAGGCTCGATGTGGCTGGAAGCGGACTGTAACCTGATCTCTGGTGAATCAATGATTCGTCAGATTATCTATGGCAAACGTTTCTTCAAGGAAGAATTCGGCGTGGAAAACCGGGTGTTGTGGTTACCCGATGTGTTTGGTTACAGTGCAGCCATGCCGCAGATTATGCGCAAGAGTGGCATCGATTATTTTATGACGACCAAAATCGCTTGGAATGACACAAACCAAATTCCGAACGACACGATGTACTGGCGAGGTATTGACGGCTCTGAGGTGTTAACGCATTTCATCACGGCAACAGACTACGACAAGCATCCCGAATTCAGACAGCGCAGGTTCGAGACAACCTATAATGGACGGTTCAATGCATCTCAGATCAAGGGAACATGGCAGCGATACCAGAACAAAAACATCAATACCGATGTATTGCAGTGCTACGGATTTGGCGATGGAGGCGGTGGCCCGACAGAGGAAATGCTGGAGCAGGGTAGACGTCTTGAGAAAAGATTGCCTGGCATGCCTACGGTTAAACGTACCTTTGTCCGTGAATTCTTTGAGAAGCTGGAGCAGAATCTGGCCGAGGTTCGTTCCGTTCCTCGCTGGTCAGGTGAGCTGTATCTGGAATACCACCGGGGAACGTATACCTCCATGGCTCGCAACAAACGGTACAACCGCCACAGTGAATTTGCACTGGCTGATGCGGAGCTATTCTCTGTTATTCGTCAGCAGGTGGATGCACAAGCGACCTACCCAACGGATGCTCTAGAGCACGCATGGAAGCTTACCATGTTGAATCAATTCCACGACACCCTGCCGGGAAGTGCCATTGAGCAAGTGTATATTGATTCGAAGGAACAATATGAAGAGGTCTTCCAGGTTACGGATGAACTGAAAAACAGTGCATTGAACGGAATTGTGAGCAGCATTCAGTCGGATGGAGAAACCATCGTTGTATTTAACACTACCGGCTTCGAACGGACGGATATGGTGGAGCTGCCTGCTTTTACGAAACAAGTGACGGTCTACGACGGGGAGCGTCCCGTACCAAGTCAGCGTACAACGGAGGGTGGACTGGTATTCCTTGCGGAGAACGTACCACCTTCCGGGTACAAAAGCTTCCGCATCCTGCCTGATGTATCCACTGAACAGATTGTCGGCGTATCGGTTGCACATTGGGAAGCTGATCAGCAACGTATTCAGACACCGTGGTACGATGTTCAATTGAATGAAAGTGCCGAGTTCGTATCCGTTTGGGACAAATTAGAGGGTCGTGAACTGCTCCAATCTGGCAAACGTGGCAATGTGCTGCAAGTATTTGAAGATCGTCCTGCCGAATACGAGGCGTGGAACATTGACGAATATTATGAAGAGCATATGTGGGAAGTTAGTGATCTGCAGGCGCTTGAATGGGTGGAAAGCGGACCGGTGCGTTCTGTGCTTCAAGTCAAACGGCAATTCCTCGATTCCGTCGTTGAGCAGAGAATCATTTTCTATGCGCATACACGCCGAATTGATTTCCTTACGCTGGTAGATTGGAAGCAGGAGCATTTATTATTGAAAGCTGCTTTCCCTCTGGATATCTGGAGTGAGAAGGCTGTCTACGAGATTCAATACGGTAACGTAGAGCGTGCAACCCACCGGAATACAAGCTGGGATCAGGCTAGATTCGAAGTCTGCGGACAGAAATGGGCGGATCTTGCGGAGAACGGGTATGGTGTTGCATTGCTGAACGATTGTAAGTACGGACATGACATTCATAATTCGGTGATGCGACTGTCACTCATTAAGAGCGCGACGTACCCGAATGAGAATGCTGACAAAGAGCTGCACGAGTTCACATACTCCCTCTATCCACACAAAGGAGATTTCCGTGAAGGACGTGTCATCCAAGCAGCATATGATATCAATCGTCCTCTAGTCGCTCGTGAAATTGGATCGCAAGCTGGCAGGTTACCAGGGGTCTGGTCGCTCGCATCCGTGGATCAGGACAATGTCGTGTTAGAGGTTATCAAAAAAGCCGAGGACAACGATGATATCATCATCCGTGTCTATGAAGCACATGGTCGCCGCACTCGGGCTGCTCTTCAGTTGCCTGAAGGTTCTAGTTCAACGGCATATGCATGTGATCTATTGGAAAATGTGGAAGCAGAAAGTGCCGTAGACAATGGTCGTATCTCTTTCGATATCAAACCGTATGAAATACTGACTTTCCGTATTCCGAAGGCATAA
- a CDS encoding aldo/keto reductase, producing the protein MKHSIPQYTLNDGLQVPAIGFGTYSLKGEEGVKSIVSAMDAGYRLIDTAYNYENEATVGKAIKQSPVPREELLISSKLPGRYHAYDKALVAIQESLYRADLDYYDLYLIHWPNPKKDVYVEAWQALIEAKKRGYIRSIGVSNFLPEHNERLIKETGVAPSLNQIELHPFFDQTNQREQDAKHGIVNESWSPIGRGNDAVQDIVKDDQILRIAEAHGKTPTQIILRWHIQLGSIPIPKASSLQHQQENIDIFDFELNAEEMQVISSFSRPDGRLWDQDPSEYEEF; encoded by the coding sequence ATGAAACATTCAATCCCGCAATATACATTAAATGATGGCTTGCAAGTGCCTGCGATCGGGTTCGGTACGTATAGTCTAAAAGGAGAAGAAGGCGTGAAATCGATCGTGTCTGCCATGGATGCAGGTTATCGATTGATTGATACAGCTTACAATTATGAGAACGAGGCAACGGTTGGAAAAGCAATCAAGCAGAGCCCTGTTCCTAGAGAAGAACTGTTGATTTCCTCGAAGCTACCGGGACGCTATCACGCGTATGATAAAGCATTAGTAGCTATCCAAGAATCGCTCTATAGAGCAGACCTGGATTATTATGATCTCTACTTAATTCACTGGCCTAATCCGAAGAAGGATGTGTATGTGGAGGCTTGGCAAGCTCTAATTGAAGCGAAGAAACGTGGATATATCCGCTCCATTGGCGTAAGTAACTTCCTGCCTGAACATAATGAACGACTGATTAAGGAAACGGGCGTAGCACCAAGCCTGAACCAGATTGAGCTTCATCCATTCTTCGACCAAACGAATCAACGGGAACAGGATGCGAAGCATGGCATTGTGAATGAATCCTGGAGCCCGATTGGACGTGGCAATGATGCCGTACAGGATATCGTGAAGGACGACCAAATCCTCCGCATTGCTGAAGCGCATGGCAAAACGCCAACCCAGATTATTCTGCGCTGGCATATCCAGCTCGGCTCTATTCCAATTCCTAAGGCAAGCTCGCTCCAGCATCAGCAGGAGAATATCGATATTTTCGACTTCGAGCTGAACGCAGAGGAGATGCAAGTCATCTCTTCCTTTAGCCGACCAGATGGACGTTTGTGGGATCAAGATCCGAGTGAGTATGAGGAGTTTTAA
- a CDS encoding four-carbon acid sugar kinase family protein codes for MKLAIIADDLTGANDSGVQLARHGLKTSVLFNMDEEPLTRYDAVVFDTDSRSISSQEAYERVYQAAQLLKNNGFDTIFKKMDSTMRGNIGIEIDALYDVVKPDFMMIAPGYPKNNRTILEGIHYLNGVPLADTEIANDPKTPVTLSYLPDLLKQQTNYEVGEITLADLEIGQGHIQVKLEQFKQNNIPYVLVDSTEERHLEMILQMTRKLEYTFAWAGSAGIANYLPAHYELESKSAELTIPMNPGPILTVVGSVNKNSREQLNLLLKQTRISSVLFHSFKAVSSSADRAEEIERVYAEVRSKALEGQDVVLYSTAEQVDIELARATGEMRGLNHTEVSNEIVLAMGEICARLLEEGLFKGVSMTGGDTAKQICLKWNISGFELLDELEIGVPISKFIGIDDLHVITKAGGFGKPDVFIHAIQKLKGGILV; via the coding sequence ATGAAATTAGCCATTATTGCAGATGATTTGACCGGTGCCAATGACAGCGGGGTGCAGCTTGCCCGTCATGGCTTGAAGACCAGTGTTCTTTTTAATATGGATGAGGAGCCTCTTACACGTTACGATGCCGTCGTCTTTGATACAGATAGTCGTTCCATATCCTCGCAGGAAGCGTATGAACGTGTATATCAGGCAGCTCAATTGCTGAAGAACAATGGATTTGATACGATTTTCAAAAAGATGGACTCGACCATGCGTGGAAATATCGGCATCGAGATTGATGCCCTGTATGATGTCGTCAAACCTGATTTTATGATGATCGCTCCAGGCTATCCGAAAAATAACCGTACTATCCTTGAGGGTATCCATTACCTGAACGGCGTTCCGCTCGCGGATACCGAGATTGCGAATGATCCGAAGACACCCGTAACTCTTTCCTACCTTCCCGACCTGCTGAAACAACAGACGAATTATGAAGTGGGCGAAATTACGCTTGCTGATCTGGAGATTGGCCAAGGTCACATTCAAGTGAAACTGGAACAGTTTAAACAAAATAACATTCCGTATGTACTCGTAGATTCCACAGAAGAACGGCATCTGGAAATGATCTTGCAGATGACTCGCAAGCTGGAGTATACCTTTGCCTGGGCAGGATCTGCTGGTATTGCTAACTACCTTCCTGCTCATTACGAGCTTGAATCCAAGTCCGCCGAACTGACAATACCGATGAATCCCGGCCCCATCCTCACGGTTGTGGGCAGCGTGAACAAAAATTCCCGCGAGCAGTTAAATCTACTGCTGAAACAGACACGCATCTCGTCCGTTCTATTCCACTCTTTCAAAGCTGTATCTTCATCAGCAGACCGGGCAGAGGAAATAGAACGTGTCTATGCAGAGGTGAGATCCAAAGCGCTGGAAGGACAAGATGTCGTCCTATACTCCACCGCAGAACAAGTCGATATTGAACTGGCACGGGCAACGGGCGAAATGCGTGGTCTCAATCACACGGAAGTCAGCAATGAAATTGTACTCGCGATGGGTGAGATCTGTGCCAGACTACTGGAAGAGGGACTTTTCAAAGGGGTATCCATGACGGGTGGCGATACAGCTAAGCAAATCTGCCTGAAATGGAATATTAGTGGCTTCGAGCTACTGGATGAGCTTGAAATCGGTGTGCCGATCTCTAAGTTTATCGGGATTGATGATTTGCATGTGATTACCAAAGCTGGCGGCTTCGGCAAACCCGATGTCTTTATCCATGCGATTCAAAAATTAAAAGGGGGTATTCTCGTATGA
- a CDS encoding phosphatidylinositol-specific phospholipase C: MFKRLSLALAFVTLFSWTLTSVSSAYSSSNWMGSLPSSTSLASLSIPGTHDSGALYEPISGTAKTQDLTIAQQLNIGVRYLDVRTRHYGNAFTIHHGSVYQNQNFDDVLNAVIGFLNSNPSETIIMSVKEEHTPANNTRSYEETFKSYVAKNPDKWLLTDHIPTLGEAKGKIVLLRRFDMSQTPYGINATAWQENTTFNIQNAAKMKIQDYFKVSDKSKKWTDVQNMYNEAKTQNPSWLYLNFTSGYDPGWFGIPNIRSIKDDLNPKVNSFFTTNTKGRFGVSVMDFIDEGTAAKIISTNF, encoded by the coding sequence TTGTTCAAAAGACTAAGCCTGGCTCTTGCATTCGTCACTCTCTTTTCATGGACGTTGACCAGTGTGTCCTCCGCGTACAGCAGCTCCAATTGGATGGGATCGCTTCCTTCCAGCACCTCACTGGCTTCTCTTTCCATTCCGGGAACACATGACAGCGGTGCTCTATACGAGCCCATCAGTGGAACGGCCAAGACACAGGATCTGACGATTGCGCAGCAATTAAATATTGGGGTTCGCTACCTCGACGTGCGTACGAGACATTACGGGAATGCGTTCACCATCCACCATGGGTCAGTCTATCAAAACCAGAACTTTGATGATGTATTAAATGCGGTCATTGGCTTCCTGAACAGTAATCCATCGGAGACCATTATTATGAGTGTAAAAGAAGAACATACCCCAGCGAATAATACACGCAGTTACGAAGAAACTTTTAAATCCTATGTCGCCAAAAACCCGGACAAATGGCTACTAACCGACCACATCCCCACCCTTGGCGAAGCAAAAGGAAAGATTGTATTACTTCGTCGATTCGATATGAGTCAAACTCCATACGGCATTAATGCTACCGCATGGCAGGAGAACACAACCTTCAACATCCAGAATGCAGCCAAAATGAAGATCCAAGATTACTTTAAAGTATCGGATAAGAGCAAGAAGTGGACGGATGTTCAGAACATGTACAATGAAGCCAAAACTCAAAATCCTTCCTGGCTGTACCTGAATTTCACAAGTGGGTATGACCCAGGCTGGTTCGGTATCCCAAACATTCGCTCCATTAAAGACGATCTGAATCCTAAAGTAAACTCATTCTTTACGACGAATACCAAGGGACGCTTTGGTGTATCGGTGATGGATTTCATCGACGAGGGCACAGCTGCTAAGATCATCTCAACTAATTTCTAA
- a CDS encoding sigma-54-dependent Fis family transcriptional regulator — MRTRVHFIAPYESMIPIIQECIPRFPQLAIQTDVGDLAKGMELATQAEKNGAEIIISRGGTAQLIKKAVTIPVIDVQLSGYDMIRSLTLASQFNGQTAIVGFSNITSGAQSIIDLMDLPLKVYTIHSSEDVARLLLELKASGYRQIVGDVITVNTAKTYGLEGLLIQSGQESILRAMEDAQLVYRYLSKNHAISIILNDLVTQEHPNLLILNERNEVVFENLTDFEKNPLTDNHMYLTNTSLEFHQSQIQNVFMVDDYQLTVNAYETTLNNNSYKVYMLEKGQPYTFAQFGITTFTDASMEPIVAESPAMQAVLKNIRALYENHEPIYLLGEADSGKSFLVKHIHQMYSGGGLLLQIDLSQVPSGHLHKIPLAKVRNVEINHMEARIADPELLSFIQNCLQSQIGVFILGSKH, encoded by the coding sequence ATGCGTACACGAGTTCACTTTATCGCTCCCTACGAATCCATGATTCCTATTATACAAGAGTGCATTCCCCGCTTTCCCCAGTTAGCCATTCAGACGGACGTGGGCGATTTGGCGAAAGGTATGGAACTAGCCACTCAAGCTGAGAAAAACGGGGCAGAGATTATCATCAGTCGTGGCGGAACGGCTCAATTGATTAAAAAAGCAGTGACTATTCCCGTTATTGATGTTCAGTTATCGGGCTATGATATGATTCGTTCTCTTACACTGGCAAGCCAGTTTAACGGCCAAACGGCCATCGTTGGCTTCTCCAACATCACCTCGGGTGCACAATCCATTATTGATCTGATGGATCTTCCCCTCAAGGTCTATACCATACATAGCTCGGAAGATGTGGCACGATTGCTCTTGGAGTTGAAAGCTTCTGGGTACCGTCAGATTGTGGGAGATGTAATCACTGTCAATACTGCGAAGACCTATGGTCTGGAAGGATTGTTGATCCAATCCGGCCAGGAATCCATCCTTAGAGCGATGGAGGATGCACAGCTGGTCTACCGTTATTTGAGCAAAAATCATGCGATATCGATCATCCTGAATGACCTGGTCACACAGGAACATCCGAATTTGCTTATTTTAAACGAACGGAATGAAGTTGTGTTCGAGAATCTGACCGACTTTGAGAAAAATCCACTGACCGATAATCACATGTATCTGACCAACACCAGCCTGGAATTTCATCAATCCCAGATCCAAAATGTGTTCATGGTGGACGATTATCAACTCACGGTCAATGCCTACGAAACGACGCTGAACAACAATAGCTACAAGGTATATATGCTGGAAAAAGGACAACCCTATACCTTTGCACAATTCGGCATAACAACTTTCACGGACGCATCGATGGAACCCATCGTTGCCGAGTCCCCTGCCATGCAGGCCGTATTGAAGAACATTCGGGCACTCTACGAGAATCATGAACCGATCTATCTGCTGGGTGAAGCGGATTCCGGTAAATCTTTTCTAGTCAAACACATTCATCAGATGTACTCCGGTGGCGGACTGCTATTACAGATCGATCTCTCGCAAGTTCCATCTGGTCATTTGCACAAAATACCACTAGCCAAGGTTCGAAATGTAGAGATTAATCATATGGAAGCACGTATAGCAGATCCGGAGCTGCTCTCCTTTATCCAAAACTGCCTTCAAAGCCAGATTGGAGTATTTATACTCGGGAGCAAGCATTGA
- a CDS encoding helix-turn-helix domain-containing protein, whose translation MTPQWSLDLELNTIIMPNLADRPEDLAPLMQHFLTGYYQKYGTTAVRIKEDALQLIRDQITNMNVNQLKHLIKQAALNEPDYVITTATLSRLLGQQPSASHMKLNGTLKEIEKEVIQSVLQEENNNQSKAAERLGINRATLWRKLKD comes from the coding sequence TTGACCCCACAGTGGTCACTCGATCTGGAGCTTAATACGATCATCATGCCAAATCTTGCGGATCGACCCGAGGATCTGGCTCCACTCATGCAGCATTTCCTTACAGGTTACTACCAGAAATACGGAACTACTGCGGTGAGGATCAAAGAAGATGCACTACAGTTGATCCGGGATCAGATCACGAATATGAACGTCAACCAGTTGAAGCATCTGATCAAGCAGGCTGCACTCAATGAACCGGATTATGTAATCACCACGGCTACCTTGTCCCGCTTACTGGGTCAGCAACCTTCTGCAAGTCACATGAAGTTGAACGGTACGCTGAAGGAGATCGAGAAAGAAGTTATTCAGTCCGTGCTTCAGGAGGAAAATAATAACCAATCGAAGGCCGCAGAGCGCCTTGGGATTAACCGAGCCACATTATGGCGTAAACTTAAAGATTAA
- the pdxA gene encoding 4-hydroxythreonine-4-phosphate dehydrogenase PdxA, translating to MKPTIGITMGDAAGIGPEIIMKALGHQEMYAQCNPLVIGDAKILERVLPVIGSSLNVNAIQEPSEAKYEFGTVDVIDLNLVPADLEYGKVSAVAGDAAFQFLAKAIDLAKKHQIQSICTAPLNKEALHQGGHLYPGHTEILADLTDTQDFSMMLTTPNLRVIHLTTHMGLIDAIASINPERTYTVVKLAHDTLKKAGFENPRVAVCGINPHAGENGLFGNGEEEEKLQPGIERAQQEGINVVGPLPADTLFFRAGRGDFDIVVACYHDQGHAPIKVMGIEEGVNITVGLKGGIIRTSVDHGTAFDIAGKNIADDKSMLAAIRSAIELAPKDQV from the coding sequence ATGAAACCTACAATTGGAATTACGATGGGCGACGCAGCAGGTATTGGGCCGGAGATTATTATGAAAGCACTGGGTCACCAAGAGATGTACGCTCAGTGCAATCCACTCGTTATCGGTGATGCGAAGATTCTAGAGCGCGTGTTGCCGGTTATCGGCTCAAGTCTGAACGTCAACGCGATTCAAGAGCCTTCCGAAGCCAAATATGAGTTCGGTACTGTGGATGTGATTGACCTGAATCTCGTTCCTGCCGATCTGGAATACGGCAAAGTGTCTGCCGTGGCAGGAGATGCAGCATTTCAGTTTCTCGCCAAAGCCATTGACCTTGCCAAAAAGCACCAGATTCAATCCATCTGCACGGCTCCTTTGAATAAAGAAGCTTTGCATCAAGGGGGGCACCTGTATCCGGGCCACACCGAGATTCTGGCTGACCTGACGGATACACAGGACTTTTCCATGATGCTGACCACGCCTAATTTAAGAGTCATTCATCTGACAACACACATGGGTCTGATCGATGCTATCGCGAGCATTAATCCGGAAAGAACCTACACTGTCGTGAAGCTTGCTCATGATACACTGAAAAAAGCAGGCTTTGAGAATCCACGCGTTGCTGTATGTGGAATCAATCCTCATGCCGGAGAGAACGGCTTGTTCGGTAACGGAGAAGAAGAAGAGAAGCTGCAGCCGGGTATTGAGCGTGCGCAACAGGAAGGCATTAACGTCGTTGGTCCCCTCCCGGCAGACACCCTCTTCTTCCGCGCTGGTCGCGGTGACTTCGATATCGTCGTAGCCTGCTATCACGATCAAGGCCATGCACCGATCAAGGTAATGGGCATCGAGGAAGGTGTGAACATCACCGTTGGTCTGAAAGGCGGCATCATTCGTACGTCTGTCGATCATGGTACAGCCTTCGATATCGCTGGTAAAAATATCGCCGATGATAAAAGCATGCTGGCTGCCATCCGCTCTGCTATTGAGCTGGCGCCAAAAGATCAAGTTTAA
- a CDS encoding AraC family transcriptional regulator: MRPSALAYEQGYAIHVNQPGDALFYHLDYDERSHDLNMEFQHFHDFYEICILMDRTAAHIIEGNIYEIQPWDIVLLRPSLLHKTKYPKGTPPKRLMINFAIPRNVPGLESDYKELFSIFEEQIPIFRFSEERRAEVLAPINEIFALSQRPSALHSVAIHSKFVEFLCAIHHHSAENDYVREETGSAMSRRMYAIASYIHSHYQHELSLEEISKKFFVSAHHLSRQFNKVTGFTFTEYIQMTRIRNAQQMLLNTNHKITDIAAQCGFASFSQFNRIFNKFNSMSPSAYRRSRQSQREREVMLVGSDPSI; this comes from the coding sequence ATGAGACCATCCGCTTTGGCATACGAGCAGGGATATGCAATCCATGTTAACCAGCCTGGAGATGCACTGTTCTATCACTTGGATTACGACGAACGATCCCATGATCTGAATATGGAATTTCAGCACTTTCATGATTTTTATGAAATCTGTATCCTCATGGATCGCACGGCTGCACATATTATTGAAGGCAACATATATGAGATTCAGCCTTGGGATATTGTCCTGCTGAGGCCTTCTTTACTGCACAAAACCAAATACCCCAAAGGTACGCCGCCCAAAAGGTTAATGATTAACTTTGCGATACCACGCAATGTACCTGGTCTTGAGAGCGATTACAAAGAGCTGTTCTCCATCTTTGAGGAGCAGATACCGATATTCAGATTTTCCGAAGAAAGGCGTGCCGAGGTACTTGCGCCTATCAATGAAATTTTTGCCCTATCACAACGCCCATCTGCGCTTCATTCCGTCGCCATTCATAGCAAATTCGTTGAATTTCTATGCGCGATCCATCATCACTCCGCGGAGAATGACTACGTTCGAGAAGAGACAGGGTCTGCGATGTCGAGACGAATGTATGCCATTGCATCGTATATCCATAGCCATTACCAGCATGAGCTGTCCCTTGAGGAGATATCTAAGAAATTTTTCGTGAGCGCCCATCACTTGTCTCGTCAATTCAACAAAGTAACAGGATTTACGTTCACCGAATATATTCAGATGACTCGAATTCGTAACGCCCAGCAAATGCTCCTGAACACCAATCACAAAATTACAGATATTGCGGCACAGTGCGGCTTCGCCAGCTTCTCTCAATTCAATCGTATCTTCAACAAATTCAACAGCATGTCTCCGAGTGCGTATCGTCGAAGTAGACAGTCGCAGCGTGAGCGTGAAGTGATGCTGGTAGGAAGCGACCCGAGTATATGA
- a CDS encoding 2-keto-3-deoxygluconate permease — MNIKATLDRIPGGMMVVPLLLGATINTFFPNALRIGGFTEALFVNSSSTLIALFLLIAGTQITFKTAGSSVGKGVTLLVVKWAIGAALGLVAILFADSSGLFLGLAPLAIIAAMTNSNGGLYIALAGQYGKEDDKAAYPFLALSDGPFLTMVALSIFGAMGFANGMFSPMAFVAVLLPLIVGVIIGNLDRSLAEWLHKGSDKLVPFFAFSLGMGINFSSIIQGGLGGILLGVLTVLLTGGIGYLLFKAIGWNPIVGASEGSTAGNAVGTPAAIVAANASFAPIAEIATVQIAASVVTTAILLPIFIGFLSKRLEKSGGVEKYNQRPTT, encoded by the coding sequence ATGAACATTAAAGCAACTTTAGATCGCATCCCTGGCGGTATGATGGTTGTTCCCCTTTTACTTGGTGCAACCATTAATACATTCTTCCCGAATGCTCTGCGCATTGGTGGATTCACGGAAGCACTCTTCGTTAACAGTTCCAGTACGTTGATCGCGCTGTTCCTGTTGATTGCGGGTACACAGATTACGTTCAAAACAGCAGGTTCATCCGTCGGTAAGGGCGTTACCTTGTTGGTCGTCAAGTGGGCGATCGGTGCAGCACTTGGCCTCGTTGCCATTTTATTTGCCGACTCAAGCGGGTTATTCTTAGGTCTTGCCCCACTTGCCATTATTGCTGCAATGACCAACTCGAACGGCGGTTTGTACATTGCACTCGCTGGTCAATACGGGAAAGAAGATGACAAAGCCGCCTATCCATTCCTCGCGCTCAGCGATGGCCCATTTCTAACCATGGTAGCGCTCTCCATCTTCGGTGCGATGGGCTTTGCCAATGGCATGTTCTCTCCTATGGCATTCGTTGCGGTATTGCTTCCGCTCATCGTTGGTGTCATTATTGGTAATCTGGATCGCAGTCTGGCGGAGTGGTTACACAAAGGCAGTGACAAACTTGTTCCGTTCTTCGCCTTCTCACTGGGTATGGGAATCAACTTCTCCTCCATTATCCAAGGTGGACTTGGTGGAATCTTGCTTGGCGTTCTGACCGTTCTCCTCACAGGTGGAATTGGATATCTGTTGTTCAAAGCGATTGGCTGGAATCCCATCGTTGGTGCTTCCGAAGGTTCAACAGCCGGAAATGCGGTAGGTACACCTGCTGCCATCGTCGCTGCTAATGCTTCATTTGCCCCTATAGCCGAGATTGCGACGGTACAGATTGCCGCGAGTGTTGTTACGACAGCCATCCTATTGCCGATCTTCATCGGGTTCCTCTCCAAACGACTGGAGAAATCAGGCGGAGTTGAGAAATACAATCAACGACCAACCACATAG